From Helicoverpa zea isolate HzStark_Cry1AcR chromosome 23, ilHelZeax1.1, whole genome shotgun sequence, one genomic window encodes:
- the LOC124642087 gene encoding ommochrome-binding protein-like isoform X1 yields MDFKISSFITPSMIIRLYILLSAAVSSKAVPEVACNRIKIGENWYDRDTLWGNIGRPYNLNVHRGSNSLFFSYSLPETYSDVDFQLAYFNIDTREYQTIAGIRGGCSVAIDQMNDDIYLGGSDGIYKYNMLTKLADFYKEKGKNIWSLFFKKNLFYISYPDQKLHIEFDGKFATVKEFENFEIDYFHVSSANVIYFANKTGLYKYDNDKMVAQVVNELITVRQIVEDNEGDTYIVSNFGVFADGKFEGLKKILDMKNVYGLAFDKDNNFIYSDEKNIIKLEYSVVGCDKKHVHW; encoded by the exons ATGGATTTTAAAATTTCCAGTTTtat AACACCCTCAATGATCATCAGGCTATACATTCTACTATCAGCCGCAGTGTCTTCTAAAGCTGTCCCAGAGGTCGCGTGCAATCGAATAAAAATTGGAGAAAATTGGTACGACCGGGACACCCTGTGGGGCAATATAGGAAGACCTTACAACCTCAACGTGCATAGAGGATCCAATTCACTATTCTTCAGCTACTCTCTACCAGAAACTTACTCCGATGTCGACTTCCAATTGGCGTACTTCAATATTGACACAAGAGAGTACCAAACTATAGCTGGAATCAGAGGAGGCTGCTCAGTAGCTATAGACCAGATGAATGATGATATTTACTTGGGAGGCAGCGATGGAATCTACAAATACAACATGCTAACAAAACTAGCAGATTTCTACAAAGAAAAAGGAAAGAACATCTGGTCGTTATTCTTCAAGAAGAATTTGTTCTACATAAGCTATCCTGATCAAAAACTCCATATAGAATTCGATGGAAAATTTGCCACTGTGAAAGAGTTTGAGAATTTTGAGATAGATTATTTTCATGTGAGTAGtgcaaatgttatttattttgctaacAAAACtggtttatataaatatgataaCGATAAGATGGTAGCACAAGTAGTTAATGAACTTATTACTGTTAGACAAATAGTTGAGGATAACGAGGGAGATACATACATAGTGAGTAATTTTGGTGTGTTTGCTGACGGGAAATTTGAAGGTCTAAAGAAGATTTTGGACATGAAGAACGTATACGGTCTAGCTTTTGACAaggataataattttatttactcagACGAAAAGAATATTATTAAGCTTGAATATAGTGTAGTTGGTTGTGATAAGAAACATGTACATTGGTAA
- the LOC124642087 gene encoding ommochrome-binding protein-like isoform X2 has product MIIRLYILLSAAVSSKAVPEVACNRIKIGENWYDRDTLWGNIGRPYNLNVHRGSNSLFFSYSLPETYSDVDFQLAYFNIDTREYQTIAGIRGGCSVAIDQMNDDIYLGGSDGIYKYNMLTKLADFYKEKGKNIWSLFFKKNLFYISYPDQKLHIEFDGKFATVKEFENFEIDYFHVSSANVIYFANKTGLYKYDNDKMVAQVVNELITVRQIVEDNEGDTYIVSNFGVFADGKFEGLKKILDMKNVYGLAFDKDNNFIYSDEKNIIKLEYSVVGCDKKHVHW; this is encoded by the coding sequence ATGATCATCAGGCTATACATTCTACTATCAGCCGCAGTGTCTTCTAAAGCTGTCCCAGAGGTCGCGTGCAATCGAATAAAAATTGGAGAAAATTGGTACGACCGGGACACCCTGTGGGGCAATATAGGAAGACCTTACAACCTCAACGTGCATAGAGGATCCAATTCACTATTCTTCAGCTACTCTCTACCAGAAACTTACTCCGATGTCGACTTCCAATTGGCGTACTTCAATATTGACACAAGAGAGTACCAAACTATAGCTGGAATCAGAGGAGGCTGCTCAGTAGCTATAGACCAGATGAATGATGATATTTACTTGGGAGGCAGCGATGGAATCTACAAATACAACATGCTAACAAAACTAGCAGATTTCTACAAAGAAAAAGGAAAGAACATCTGGTCGTTATTCTTCAAGAAGAATTTGTTCTACATAAGCTATCCTGATCAAAAACTCCATATAGAATTCGATGGAAAATTTGCCACTGTGAAAGAGTTTGAGAATTTTGAGATAGATTATTTTCATGTGAGTAGtgcaaatgttatttattttgctaacAAAACtggtttatataaatatgataaCGATAAGATGGTAGCACAAGTAGTTAATGAACTTATTACTGTTAGACAAATAGTTGAGGATAACGAGGGAGATACATACATAGTGAGTAATTTTGGTGTGTTTGCTGACGGGAAATTTGAAGGTCTAAAGAAGATTTTGGACATGAAGAACGTATACGGTCTAGCTTTTGACAaggataataattttatttactcagACGAAAAGAATATTATTAAGCTTGAATATAGTGTAGTTGGTTGTGATAAGAAACATGTACATTGGTAA
- the LOC124642084 gene encoding ommochrome-binding protein-like isoform X1, translating to MLGVPGWTNSQTSKCPKTMHIYILLLTVALATAAENQSDLIVCDGVIFHNVYFDRELLFKDLGRPYNLVMHKFSGILFFSHTIQNGTQVDFGIRACHLEKRTCREILGVPGGYAIAYDAGNDDIYFGGHDGIYKYNFLTKSAEFFAEEGKSIWGLFVRRNFYYIEYPTQKLYVYQDDSFVQVAEAINIEVDHFFVSKHIDVYFSNKTALYKVERPNNEAIVLNDEIVIRQIVEDSYGDVFFCAGDGIYLEDKPYHKVKKVAEIEQAFGMTFDDKDHIIYSDKDKIYRLIPSKYSGLCLNAIINSEDKDRGDIVKKMVIS from the exons ATGCTTGGAGTTCCGGGTTGGACAAACTCACAAACTTCTAAATG CCCAAAAACAATGCATATCTACATCCTACTGTTAACAGTAGCATTAGCAACAGCCGCTGAGAATCAGTCAGATCTCATCGTGTGTGATGGAGTCATCTTCCACAACGTCTACTTCGATAGGGAACTGCTGTTCAAGGATCTTGGCAGGCCATATAATCTGGTTATGCATAA ATTTTCAGGCATCCTCTTCTTCAGTCACACGATTCAGAATGGTACCCAAGTGGACTTCGGCATCAGGGCATGTCACCTCGAGAAAAGGACCTGCAGAGAGATTCTAGGCGTACCAGGGGGATACGCCATAGCTTACGACGCAGGCAATGACGACATATACTTCGGCGGCCATGATGGCATATACAAATACAACTTCCTAACAAAATCCGCCGAATTCTTCGCCGAAGAAGGAAAATCAATCTGGGGCCTGTTTGTCCGTCGAAACTTCTACTACATTGAGTACCCCACGCAGAAACTTTATGTCTACCAAGACGACAGTTTCGTTCAAGTAGCCGAAGCTATTAATATAGAGGTTGACCATTTCTTTGTGTCGAAACATATAGATGTTTACTTCTCAAACAAGACGGCTTTATATAAAGTAGAGAGGCCGAACAACGAAGCTATCGTACTCAATGATGAGATAGTAATCAGACAGATTGTCGAAGACAGTTATGGTGATGTATTCTTCTGTGCTGGTGATGGAATATATCTAGAAGACAAACCCTATCATAAAGTAAAGAAAGTTGCGGAAATCGAACAAGCCTTTGGCATGACTTTTGACGATAAAGATCATATAATTTATTCCGATAAAGACAAGATTTATAGGTTGATTCCAAGTAAATATAGTGGGTTGTGTTTAAATGCTATAATCAATTCTGAAGATAAAGATAGGGGCGATATAGTAAAGAAGATGGTCATTAGTTAA
- the LOC124642084 gene encoding ommochrome-binding protein-like isoform X2: MHIYILLLTVALATAAENQSDLIVCDGVIFHNVYFDRELLFKDLGRPYNLVMHKFSGILFFSHTIQNGTQVDFGIRACHLEKRTCREILGVPGGYAIAYDAGNDDIYFGGHDGIYKYNFLTKSAEFFAEEGKSIWGLFVRRNFYYIEYPTQKLYVYQDDSFVQVAEAINIEVDHFFVSKHIDVYFSNKTALYKVERPNNEAIVLNDEIVIRQIVEDSYGDVFFCAGDGIYLEDKPYHKVKKVAEIEQAFGMTFDDKDHIIYSDKDKIYRLIPSKYSGLCLNAIINSEDKDRGDIVKKMVIS, translated from the exons ATGCATATCTACATCCTACTGTTAACAGTAGCATTAGCAACAGCCGCTGAGAATCAGTCAGATCTCATCGTGTGTGATGGAGTCATCTTCCACAACGTCTACTTCGATAGGGAACTGCTGTTCAAGGATCTTGGCAGGCCATATAATCTGGTTATGCATAA ATTTTCAGGCATCCTCTTCTTCAGTCACACGATTCAGAATGGTACCCAAGTGGACTTCGGCATCAGGGCATGTCACCTCGAGAAAAGGACCTGCAGAGAGATTCTAGGCGTACCAGGGGGATACGCCATAGCTTACGACGCAGGCAATGACGACATATACTTCGGCGGCCATGATGGCATATACAAATACAACTTCCTAACAAAATCCGCCGAATTCTTCGCCGAAGAAGGAAAATCAATCTGGGGCCTGTTTGTCCGTCGAAACTTCTACTACATTGAGTACCCCACGCAGAAACTTTATGTCTACCAAGACGACAGTTTCGTTCAAGTAGCCGAAGCTATTAATATAGAGGTTGACCATTTCTTTGTGTCGAAACATATAGATGTTTACTTCTCAAACAAGACGGCTTTATATAAAGTAGAGAGGCCGAACAACGAAGCTATCGTACTCAATGATGAGATAGTAATCAGACAGATTGTCGAAGACAGTTATGGTGATGTATTCTTCTGTGCTGGTGATGGAATATATCTAGAAGACAAACCCTATCATAAAGTAAAGAAAGTTGCGGAAATCGAACAAGCCTTTGGCATGACTTTTGACGATAAAGATCATATAATTTATTCCGATAAAGACAAGATTTATAGGTTGATTCCAAGTAAATATAGTGGGTTGTGTTTAAATGCTATAATCAATTCTGAAGATAAAGATAGGGGCGATATAGTAAAGAAGATGGTCATTAGTTAA